In Callospermophilus lateralis isolate mCalLat2 chromosome 19, mCalLat2.hap1, whole genome shotgun sequence, the following are encoded in one genomic region:
- the Sh2b2 gene encoding SH2B adapter protein 2, translating into MNGADPGASAATPVPVPDWRQFCELHAQVAAVDFAHKFCRFLRDNPAYDTPDAGTSFSRHFTANFLDVFSEEVRRMLVAGPASRGTPERANAMEPEPVGTSALKTTAYGHSRSSEDVSAHVAAKARVRKGFSLRNMSLCVVDGVRDMWHRRASPEPEAGATPRAAEPPAEPRDKWTRRLRLSRTLAAKVELVDIQREGALRFMVADDAATGPGGAAQWQKCRLLLRRAVAGERFRLEFFVPPKASRPKVSIPLSAIIEVRTTMPLEMPEKDNTFVLKVENGAEYILETIDSLQKHSWVADIQGCVDPGDSEEDAELSCARGACLASRVASCSCELLTDAADPPRPQGPQDTAAAVGAVVTAPHSRAREAVGESLLHVPLETFLQTLESPGGSGSDGNNAGEEGAAEQDPEAEPELELSDYPWFHGTLSRVKAAQLVLAGGPRSHGLFVIRQSETRPGEYVLTFNFQGKAKHLRLSLNGHGQCHVQHLWFQSVLDMLRHFHTHPIPLESGGSADITLRSYVRAQGPPPDPGPSPSTVPTPSACWTESAGQHYFSSLVSATCPPASPSDAAGASSSSASSSSAASVPAPPRPAEVPLSARSRSNSAERLLEAAASAPDETPDAAPGRARAVENQYSFY; encoded by the exons ATGAACGGTGCCGACCCTGGCGCCTCCGCCGCTACCCCGGTCCCTGTCCCGGACTGGCGGCAGTTCTGCGAGCTGCATGCGCAAGTGGCCGCCGTGGACTTCGCGCACAAGTTTTGCCGCTTCTTGCGGGACAACCCAGCCTACGACACGCCCGACGCCGGGACCTCCTTTTCCCGCCACTTCACCGCCAACTTCCTGGACGTCTTCAGCGAGGAGGTGCGCCGCATGCTGGTGGCAGGGCCAGCGTCGCGGGGGACCCCTGAGCGCGCCAACGCCATGGAGCCTGAGCCCGTGGGGACCTCAGCGCTCAAGACTACGGCCTATGGCCACTCGCGGAGCTCGGAGGACGTGTCGGCGCACGTGGCGGCCAAGGCCAGGGTCCGCAAGGGCTTCTCCCTGCGCAACATGAGCCTGTGCGTGGTGGACGGTGTGCGGGACATGTGGCACCGGCGCGCCTCCCCTGAGCCCGAAGCTGGGGCCACCCCGCGGGCCGCTGAGCCCCCTGCGGAGCCACGTGACAAGTGGACACGGCGCCTGCGGCTATCGCGGACTCTGGCGGCCAAGGTGGAGCTGGTGGACATCCAGCGCGAGGGTGCGCTGCGCTTTATGGTGGCGGACGATGCAGCCACAGGCCCTGGGGGCGCCGCGCAGTGGCAGAAGTGCCGCCTGCTCCTACGCAGGGCGGTGGCTGGGGAACGCTTCCGCCTGGAGTTCTTCGTGCCGCCCAAG GCCTCCAGGCCCAAGGTCAGCATCCCTCTGTCGGCCATCATTGAGGTCCGCACCACCATGCCCTTGGAGATGCCTGAGAAGGACAACACGTTCGTGCTCAAG GTGGAGAACGGAGCCGAGTACATCCTGGAGACCATCGACTCCCTGCAGAAACACTCCTGGGTGGCTGACATCCAGGGCTGCGTGGACCCTGG CGACAGTGAGGAAGACGCCGAGCTGTCCTGTGCCCGGGGAGCCTGCCTGGCCAGCCGCGTGGCCTCCTGCAGCTGTGAGCTCTTGACAGATG CGGCAGACCCACCCCGACCCCAAGGACCCCAAGACACAGCAGCAGCTGTGGGCGCCGTGGTGACAGCCCCACACAGCCGAGCTCGAGAGGCCGTCGGAGAGTCCCTGCTCCATGTCCCACTGGAAACCTTTCTGCAGACCCTGGAGTCCCCCGGTGGCAGCGGCAGTGATGGCAATAATGCAG GGGAGGAAGGAGCCGCTGAGCAGGATCCCGAGGCTGAGCCAGAGCTGGAGCTCTCCGACTACCCCTGGTTCCATGGGACGCTGTCACGGGTCAAGGCCGCTCAGCTGGTGCTGGCAGGTGGACCCCGGAGCCACGGCCTCTTCGTGATCCGCCAAAGTGAGACGCGGCCCGGGGAGTACgtgctgaccttcaacttccaggGCAAAGCCAAG CATCTGCGCCTGTCCCTGAATGGCCACGGCCAGTGCCATGTACAGCACCTGTGGTTCCAGTCCGTGCTTGACATGCTCCGCCATTTCCACACCCACCCCATTCCCCTGGAGTCAGGGGGCTCCGCCGACATCACCCTGCGCAGCTATGTGCGGGCCCAGGGCCCCCCACCTG ACCCTGGGCCATCGCCCAGCACCGTGCCCACGCCCTCCGCCTGCTGGACCGAGTCAGCCGGCCAGCACTACTTCTCCAGCCTGGTCTCTGCCACCTGCCCTCCCGCCTCGCCCTCCGATGCGGCTGGTGCCTCGTCCTCGTCCGCCTCGTCGTCCTCAGCAGCGTCGGTTCCCGCGCCCCCGCGCCCCGCGGAGGTCCCGCTTAGCGCGCGCAGCCGCAGCAACAGCGCCGAGCGCCTGCTGGAGGCCGCGGCCAGCGCCCCGGATGAGACCCCGGACGCGGCGCCGGGCCGCGCGCGCGCCGTGGAGAACCAGTACTCCTTCTATTAG